The DNA sequence ACGGCTCAAGAGAATCGAGGCAAGAAACGAGCCACAGAACAGATGGAAGAACCTCGTGAAATTACAGTCAAGGTCAAGAGTCAGGTAATCTAGCTATTTCTAGCACCAACAAATGTTAGAGACTCTTTCTATTAGTTTTAGTTTCTTGTGTGCCTCTTGTTAATAGGATTCTGGAAATTAATTGCATTGGTTCTAGTCTTATGGTAAATGAGTTTATAGCAGATTACCTGTGTTTCTCAGAAGTTCTGTTTACAGAATCTGGTCTAACAAGTAACATCTGTTACGGTTTTCGCGGAAGCAAAAACCATTGCTTTATTATCGTTCTCGTGTATCTAATCTTCTTGATCTCTTTCCCTTTCTTAAAAGGTGAAGGAGGTCAATTTCAAggttaaacacaatactaagaTGCAGAAGATCTTCAAGAAGTTCTGTGACAAAGCTCAGGTAGAATACAGGACCATGCAATTCTTCTTTGATGGCTCTCGAGTCCCGCCTACTGCAACCCCTCACGAGGTAAATTATCTTCCAGCATTGTAGCATGAAACGTTTCCATTCTGCTTTCTGGTCATGCCATAATCTACAGAAACAACATCTAAAATTTGAACACTCATTGTTGTACAAGTCTTTTAATTCGTGATAGTAAGCTTGCACTGATATATTATGTTCATGAATAACTTGCTTCCATAAAAAATAACAGTCTAGTGCATTTGCTTTACCTTTGATGTCATGCTCCTTCTCTGGTTTGCTTTTCACATGATAGCTTAACATGAGCGATGGCGACGAGATTGAGGCCATGATCCATGCTGGAGGAGGAGGCAATCCGCCCATCGTCTGATTGCAGCAGGAACTGCAACTTTGCATGTTCATTTCATCATTTGCTCAAGAATAGAGAAGCTTAGGATAATTTGCTTTAAAATGTAGAATGAAAACTTCTAGCTCCATGTATTCTGATTCTGCGATATTACATTGCATTTGGTTCTGAAATATCACCATTGCATTCAGTTCTGCGATATGATGTCCATTCTATATGGATTTTACTGCAATCTCATACGTATCATATCATATCGTAATATATGTAACATACACAAACATACGTTTGTTGTAAAGCTAACGTGTTGGGCTCTGGCACAGATATatagaattctaaaaatgtaAAGAGATAGTATCCAAACAGATTGAACTAAATCCCTTGAGCCTTGAACATACTAATATGTATGTCTAAACTTTATTCACTAATACAACAGTTATACATATGATATATGCACCAGAACTTGGCATAAGCAGCAACATAGTCAAACTGATATGTACATTTCAACAAGTGATTCATATTTCAGAGGCACAAGTAGCACAAGTGCAAGAATCACCACACTTGCAGAAGGCCTTGGTGGAACCACCTGAAACAGCGTCAGAGCAACCACAAGGGTTGCAGCCACAGTGTGAGCCACAAGAGCACTGCTTATGCTCAATATCACCTGAACTAGCAGCGTTAAACTGGCATCCTTGGCATCCTTCACCACCAGGGCACGGCATCGGACAACCACAGCTGTCACTGCAATCACCACCATGGGACCTTAAATCAGACCTAATATCAGCAATTTTAGCTACCTCTTGTAATCTATATATTTCACCAGTTTTTACTATAATGATGATTGAATAGTGACCGGAGAGATGTACAGACTTATCTATAGTGACTGGCCTATTGTATCTATGTTATGTGGCAACTGCATGCATGCATAGACCTTACTAACCCGATTCCTGATTCCAAATCCACACTGATCCAAACAtatgaaatgaagaatggaGTTTCAAACTGATACCTTATTGACCTGATTCCCGATTCCAAATCAACACTGCTTGGTAAAACCAACGACTCACTTTCAGTCTCAAATACAAGCTTGTCAGTCATGGCAGTCCTGTACAAGTACACCAAAATCTTAGCTTTCTGCagttacttttctttctctatgTATCTGAAGAAATATTAACAAAGTTGAAGCTATTCCAATGAAACAGAAATCAAAGTTCAAACCCCAAAAAGTCCATTCtgccattttttttataatggtAAAATTCTTTTCAGCTAAAACTTTGTACGATGTTTTTTATGGTTATGTGTATACTGATGTATCTGTGTCCTGTGTGTGATCTCACTTGACTCTTGCATTTTGCATGTTAAAGTAGCTGGCTAGGGTTCATGATAGCTGGCTTCTTATTAAAAGATGAATATATTACCTCCGGAAGTAGTAGTAGAAGAAACCAGCGTAAAGCGATACCTGAATAATCCCGGATATCAAAGCTGAAAGTTGCAACCATTTTcgttttattattaatgaacAGAAGAAAGGGGCAGATGGAGAAAGGAGGAGTTGAACCAACTTAGGTAAAAACTGaataaaacacacacatatcCAAAGAACAAAGTGTCGTTCCGCGAAGTAGCGGTATATCCAGTTCAAGACGTAGAATGCTTTATATGCACTGTAAAGAGGAGGAAACGCAAGTCAGGTCCTGCTTCTCATTTGAACCCACAAGTAATAACTTTGATAGTAGGATGATATTGAAAACACACAAAAGCTGTTATGCAACATacttattgataaataattgattaataaaaatgtGCACCGTATCGAGTTGTCAATGCAAGGGTCCTCTAGTTAAATTATGTTAGAGCAGATTATTTCCACGTTCATCTGAAGATATCTGAGACTACACAAGTCATATTCTAATATATTTGCAGCCACCAGTCTCTGACAACCATGCTGGAATTGCTAATTGCTtgggaaaatggtatcaactagATCAACAATTAATTTAACTAAAGTAAGTTACCATGATATAAAGGTAATATCTTTCTGGCACACGGTAGTATGTCCGTGTGTTGGTTATCCAGGAGCAGTAAACGCCTACAGAATTATCAACCATTTTTGGTACCTTGGATAATTATCGTAACATTGGTTGTTTGTGATTCAGTTTATTGATTAAATGTAACGATTTACGGCTTTAAAGATAGGAAGCCCAGAACATAACAGAACCACTAGATTGTAAAGCAATTGGCATTTAGACTCACTACCCACATATATATAGTCTACAAACTATGATTAATCACAAGAAGATAGTTGTGCATCCATTGACGGATTCAGGGCGGGGGCGGGGGTATGGGGTGGCCTTGGTACCCTCAAGACCTCATATTTGCTTATATTTTCGTGattaaaacttataatataGGGTATTTGGTCCTCCCAAATTTAGTATATTTGGTACCCCACAACTCAATATATCTCAAAATCATTCACTTTTTACCCataaatatctataatattcattatttgGCTCCACAGAACCTGCCATGTTTGTCTACTTCGGCCTTAACTTTTTTTGTTTAAGTTTCCGCCGcccagaatttttttttctggtgCCCTCCCTGTGTGCATATAATGTTGAACTATTACCAACTGAACCTAAAGGGCTAAAATCAGTTTGTAGTGATTACCCAAGGAGGAACACATATTGCCCTATCAAATTGTCATTATTTCTTGTCCTTCGTACCAACACTAGCTGAGGAAGTATGCCAATAGCCTCCAAATATACAGAGAATGTCCACATTACCTGTTCAAAGATACAAAAACAGAAATAGTTAGGGAACCGATCCTATGTTAACTTAGAACTGAAAAACTCAACTTACTTAAACATGAATAACCGCTtacaagaaaagagagaaatgtaATTGTAGTACAGGGAACATATTACCTCTAGGAAAGTGAACCTTTCATTTGTAACTAGGGCCAGAAGAAAACAAGGCAGCAAAAGAAAGTAGTGGCGAAATGTGTCTAGGTGTTTATCATAGGATTTGTGGACAATTTTGTGATGCCTTATGTACCAAACAATAGACAAAGAGCTCCCGAAGAAGAATATCTTCATTACAGAATTGTATAGCGagataaaataaatgaaaatatccAGGTAGCGAGTAGCGAAGACAAGAGCATAAAGCTCTTGAGTCTTTAGTGAAACGCCTGAATGCAAGTCGAGAAGCCAAAATTAAATGTCAACAACATAGCAATAACAGGAAAGCTGAAACTGATACAACATGCAGAATTGCAGAGTATTGGCAAGAGTGCAGAATAAATATTATACTGATTGCCTAAATAATGTAACCCGTTAATATACTGTGCATAATACTTTTGCTTGTTATTTCTTTGATATGCATCCTAACAAGTTTCTGACGGCCACACCACTCTCACTCTTAAACTTCTCAACCTTCTAAAAACCCAATGATAACATATGCTCCCTTGACGTTATTACTGCAATAATTCCCATTTTCAATTACTATATCATAGATACATGTCATAAAACACAACTTATTTCTAAGTATAAATTATACCTTCACACCAGTGATAATTCTATATTAGCTGACTAACAATCATCTCATTACCTGATGCGAAACAACCCCCCAAATTGTTCCATCCAGCAGTCAAGTGAGCATAGAACCACTTGAAGTTACTTACTGTTAACAGTAGCTTTATAACTTCTCAAAATCTCGAGGTATTATGAAATACCACTTGAAGTTACTTACTGCTAACAGTAGCTTTATAACTTCTCAAAATCTCGAGGTATTATGAAATACCACTAAATAttcatcccccccccccccccccccaaaattGTTCCATCCAGCAGTCAAGTGAGTATAGAACCACTTGAAGTTACTTACTGTTAACAGTAGCTTTATAACTTCTCAAAATTTCGAGGTATTATAAAATACCACTAAATATTCATCCACAACAAACACACCAAGAAGCAACAATAAAGGCATCtacatataattttgaaaaaagagGCCTCTCCCAAACATAGGAGACAACTAAGATTTCTTAAACCTTAATGCATGTTTGGTAAAAAGAATGACgtggaaggaatgaaaatttataaacaaaactCGAGGATAAAAGCACTAAATactcaaaagaaaaaaacaaataaaccaaAACCCGATTCACATTTTCACCAAAAAACTTCAAGAAACCAAAAGGGTAAGCTCCAATTGCCAAGAAAATGAGAAACAACACACCAAAATACAAAAAGCTTCCAACTTTAAACACCAATTAACAAAAAGATTACAACtttataatcaaaaatatacAAGAACAAGTAAATGGGGAGTTGGATACCAGCACAAGATTTCATGGAGTGAATCTTGAAAATCAAAAGAACACCAGCAGCCAGATGGCTCATGTCCCCTAGTAACCTGAATATATACATCATTGATGTGTGTATCTAATACCTATACACCCATTAAAGAAAATTTTTCACTGAGTTGCAAAATGTTAGCCCAGCAAGAAGATGAGAGTAACAGAGCAGACAGAACCCACATTTCTTTATCAAGTTGACGAGGTCAAATTCTACTCCCTCCAGGTCCAGGTCGTCTCACTTTTTTTGCATTGCTCGTGTGACTTTTCTCTGCTCAATTACATACCAGGTCCTCATCCTGGGCAAGTACGCTGGTGAatctaggggtgagcaaaaaaacaaaaaaacagaaACATAGCCTAAAAATCGAAAAACCAAATCGAAAAAAATTGtaaccgataaaaaccgaaaAAACTCATAACCGAACCGATATAACGGTttaaaccgagccgaaccgacccgtgcacGCCCCTAGGTGAATCTAtcgttttttaaaatattcatatcCATAGTCGAGTTAAATAATAACCCTATAGATAAATAATCATTTTACTCATTCAATaattaaaatgttttaaatatgttgaaaaaatattatattcctGATAGCAGTACATCATATTGAGTTTGGGTCCTGTATATTTCATCATTATAAATTTgttcaataaataataatattaatttatacaatacatatttatctgaaaaactataattttaaatgtcaaaaactcaaaaaaaGAAGTGTTATATTACTAAAAGCTTCAGATGAACAAACGACAATCCGTGTAAAATATGATCAATATTAATAGGAGTATTGTTTTCAGAAGTCTATCCATGCTACAAGAATCATTTCTGGACAAAGTTTGAAACTTTAATCTTAAATACATGCTTGTCAGTCATGGCAGTCCTGTACAAGACCCAAATCTAAGCGCTCTTCAATTTCTTAACAGAACCCACATCTATCTACATTCATACTCATAAAAGGTGGAgctttttaaagaaaatagaaACCAAGGTTGATGAAAGTTCAAACCCCCGAAGCCAGAGCTCATTTTGCAGTTTCTTGATCATGGCAAGTTTCTCGGCATATGCAGCAACATAGTCAGACTGATGTGTATATTTCAACAAGTACTTCATGTCACAGAGGCACAGGTAGCACAAGTGCAAGAATCACCACACTTG is a window from the Daucus carota subsp. sativus chromosome 8, DH1 v3.0, whole genome shotgun sequence genome containing:
- the LOC108197283 gene encoding small ubiquitin-related modifier 2, yielding MDMMFKSSNSRGTHLGKRPASTAQENRGKKRATEQMEEPREITVKVKSQVKEVNFKVKHNTKMQKIFKKFCDKAQVEYRTMQFFFDGSRVPPTATPHELNMSDGDEIEAMIHAGGGGNPPIV
- the LOC108197282 gene encoding ER lumen protein-retaining receptor, which encodes MMYIFRLLGDMSHLAAGVLLIFKIHSMKSCAGVSLKTQELYALVFATRYLDIFIYFISLYNSVMKIFFFGSSLSIVWYIRHHKIVHKSYDKHLDTFRHYFLLLPCFLLALVTNERFTFLEVMWTFSVYLEAIGILPQLVLVRRTRNNDNLIGQYVFLLGAYKAFYVLNWIYRYFAERHFVLWISLISGIIQVSLYAGFFYYYFRRTAMTDKLVFETESESLVLPSSVDLESGIRSISDSCGCPMPCPGGEGCQGCQFNAASSGDIEHKQCSCGSHCGCNPCGCSDAVSGGSTKAFCKCGDSCTCATCASEI